Within the Cinclus cinclus chromosome 27, bCinCin1.1, whole genome shotgun sequence genome, the region AGATCCAGACTTTTCTCCCTGCCAGGTACATCCCGGAGGGGATGCAGTGCTCCTGTGGGCCCGACTACTACACCCACAACCCCGACTTCCACAACGAGTCCTATGTGCTCTACATGTTCGTCATCCACTTCATCATCCCCGTCATCATCATCTTCTTTTCCTACGGGCGCCTCGTTTGCAAAGTCCGGGAGGTAACGGCCGGGGGGACCgatggggacagggcaggtggcTCAGGCAGGATGGGGACGGTGGGTTGGGGATGGAAAGCTACCCCTCACCACCCTCTGTGTCCACAGgcagctgcccagcagcaggaatcaGCCACGACACAGAAGGCAGAGAAGGAGGTGACACGGATGGTTATCCTCATGGTGCTGGGCTTCATGCTGGCCTGGACGCCCTACGCCGTGGTGGCGTTCTGGATCTTCACCAACAAGGGCGCCGACTTCACGGCCACGCTGATGGCAGTGCCTGCCTTCTTCTCCAAGAGCTCCTCCCTCTACAACCCCATCATCTACGTGCTCATGAACAAACAGGTGAGAcgccccagggctgggcagcacaCCTGAGGGCTCCACGGGCACCTcgctccttcccagcaggggTTGGATCTCAGTCCCTGCAGGGACTCCTGGTCCTGTAGCACGTCTCTACTGGccccccagtgccaccattctcatttctctcccctccccagttCCGTAACTGCATGATCACCACAATCTGCTGCGGCAAGAACCCCTTTGGGGATGAAGACACCTCCTCCACCGTATCCCAGAGCAAGACTGAGGtctcctctgtctcctccaGCCAAGTATCACCTGCATAGAGCATGGACAGTTTGAACTGGGGTGACCTGCCGAGCTCGGGGACCCAGACAGACGCCCCACAGCCACTCCCTCGTGCCCCGGCCCCTTCCCCTGCAGGAGAATTTAGCTGTGCCCATCCTGCCATAGCATCCCCTGCGCAGACCCCACCCCACACTTCCACGGAGACCCACAcgtggcactcagagctctgccGCTCCGAGCCCAGGGCCCTGCCCCAGCTCGCAGGAGCACCTCACCTCTGGGGgactcacctctgtcccctttGAGTTcgaacagcagcagccagtggGGACCCCAAACCTTTTCCTGCTTGAATCCTGCTCCCCGCCAGCATCGCCCTTCCTTGGGCTCCAGGGAGCGTCACAGGAGCCTCCAGGCCTCATTTGCAAAAATCTAAATATTCTGGCaaagccccaggagcaggacccCGTGGTCAGGGTGGCCCCACCTGCCCCTCACCAGGGCCTGAGCCCGGAGCTCTGTGGAGCCGCGCTCCCGCTGGGATTCCCACCAGGAATCGATTCCCACAGTCTCTATAAATCAACGTAACAAACGGAGCCACGagcgggctctgctcccagcccaacTCCCTCTATCCCCAAGACAACACTGTGGATATATTCTTTGTCTTGGAACCTGTAAATATTTGCTCACGTCCTTTGAAGTCTCCATCCCTCTCagccctttcctttcttctcctcttcccaactccaaagcagagaaattccccttccacctctgctctggctggacAGGCACGGCCAATCTTGGAGGGTGGGGCCGGGACCCAAGCGCTTTCCTgtacatattttataaataaataatctcaTGTCAGCACAAGGACGTCTGCAGTCAAGGAGTAGGGATTTTAAAAACTCAGAAAtaaacagaagcagcacagagaaaaccACAGATGCTCCGTCCTTGTCCTTTCTCTTGGGCTGTGGGGACAAGATGCTGGTGGCCAGCTGGGGGAACACGATGCTGCTCTTGGAGACACAAGCCTGCAGCTGTCCTAAAAGCCATGGGAAGGGGGATCTGTGGGTGACACCATCCCCACAAAGTGACAGCCTCCTTAGCTGGGAATCAAAGGtgtttagaggaaaaaaaagagatagaCAGAGCACAGCCCTCACTGCCCCCtgattttttaacatttaaatttcCCCATGTAGCCTTAAACAAAGCTTCAGCTGAGAGATTCTCTCAGAGTTCAAGTTCCCCTTCCTGCAGGGACCCTTCCAGGAGCCATTGTGACAGAATTGGCAGAGTCAGGGAAAAACTGTTCCCTGTGGCAGAGAATTCattctggagcagctggagagtgATCCTGGTGCCATCACTGCCAGAACCTcactctcctcccctccctgctcatCTCACACCTTCCCTCTCTggtgtttttcctcctttttgggTCTAAAGCCACCAAAACCAGCAGGAAGCCCCAGGTCCATCCCTGGTATGGGAAGGCAGGGATAGGAAGCACTTTTTGCCCCAAAACACCAGGCCCTGACAGGGGAGAGaatgcagccccagccctggctctccAGGCACCCTCCCGTCTCTGCACCCACCAAAATCCAGGGCTCCTGGCCAGGATTGCCCGGGAGCAGCTCCCACACCACTCCTGCTGTGCTGAATAATTCAGGGCCACTCTGCCTATCCCAGgagcctttttttcttccctacaCAGCCCCAAGAACGTTTCCTTTAGTTCCCTTAGAGGCACTGGGGCTGTTTTATATCAAGCAGCTGAACGTGTGGAGGAGCCCTCGGCATCCCTTATCTCCCCCCCTAGACTCCAGAATGAAAACTATTCCAAGAACAGAGTGCTGGACCCCCTGAACAGGCCTGGCCTTGTATGCCCCCACgtttgtgattatttttaaatgcagctgtagcccagggctgctgccttTTGCTGAGGTGTAGGATGCTGGGAGAATCCACAAGGAATCCACCAGGAATCCAGCAGGAATCCACAAGGCCCTAGGTGAGGATAAGAGCAGTCTGTGATCCCTGACAGGGAGTTCTGGGGAGCCTGGGGGTGAGGGGCTGAGGCTTTGCAGACAAATTTTCATGGGTGGGAGAGTCAGGGAGCAGAGTCCAGCCCTGTGGTGCTGCAGCACATTCCAGCAGTGATTCCAGCAGTGACTCCAGCAGTGATTCCTCCTGGCTGTTCCCATCTGCACTGCCcatccagctgctctccagatGTGCCACTGCCCACACCACCATGGAAAATGAACCCCAGCAGAACAGTTTTGCCTCCATGGTAAAACACACATCTGTCCCGCTGCAAGGGATATTCCCAAGGTGGATCCTGCCTGGAGTGTGGCCAGGGATGGAGGTGTCCaaggatgtggcactcagtgctgtgggctgggtgacaaggtggggatcagtcacaggctggacttggtgatcctggagggcttctccagcctcagggattctgggtttctgctgctctcagctgtgCAGGCAGGTTGGGCTCATCCATGGTGCAAAGGAGCTGCTTTGGCTGGAAGTTGTGGATGGGAACAGAAAGATAAACCTGTTCTAAAAGGGTgatccctctgctctgccttcagcCCCTCTACAGCAGCCACTGAGGGTGATGACAGAACTCCTTCTCCTTGAGCAAATCcctaaaaaagccaaaaatatcCAAGCTCAGAACTGATTCCTTCAAACTGTGGAGgcaggggaggagcagccaccagacaaccaaaaaccccaaacctcaccCAGCCCAACAGACCCAACCCTTCCATGGAAGAAAGCACCTCATTCAAAGACTCCTTTTGAAAAATCACCCATGAGTTGTTTCTTTCCACTTTTCCATAAATACATGGATATATCCAGGCACTGCATTTGCAACCAGCAGGGACCATCCTGGCATCACCCACTCAGAGCAGGCACCaccagctgttccagtgccactggcctggcactgctgccaccTAAATTCAGATGCAAACTGAGCAAAGCAGCCAGACTTATCCAGGGAATGGAGACAGCTGGAATCTCGGGCCCAAAGGGCATTTCAGAGTGTgactcccatcccatcccatctcccATCCTTCTGCAGCTGGGACTGTTCCTCCtcatcccagtgctgctgtcagctgGTTTGGGAAAACTGCAGTAATTGGCTCAATTCATTTTAAATCAGTTCTCGTTTGTGCAAGCAGCACTCGGGGAAAAGCAGCTTGGAGTTAATCACATCCTGATTTGGAGCATCCGCAGGGATGAGGGGGAAATCTCAGTGAGGTGTTCTTGGTCTCTaccccacagccctgggcacaggcagaACCCCCAAAAAAGGGGCAAACCTGGGTCCTGGTCCAGTGCTGCTCCCCACAATCCTCATCCTGCCCACGGCTGatctctccaggctgcaatggCACTGCCTGGATTTCTCCCAGGACATTTTTATCCCATCAGTGTAGAAGGAGCAGCTCCATGCCAGAGGGTCTGGCTCTGCCCATTTGTCTCtgccaaaggaaaaacatctcCTTGTCcagccactccagcagctctgggaacaAGAAGATTAAAACCCTCAAACACTCCCTCCTTCAccacacacagggctgggggggcCAAATCCCTCTCTGGGGTGCCCAGACCCTGATGCCCAGGGGAAAAGCTGCTCCTTAAGGGGAAAACTGCTGGGATTACATCTTGGGAGAAGTCAGGATTGCCCCTGACAGTGCCATGGGGACcttacacagccccagcagcccagggagACTCAGGCAGTGTTTGCCTCCCACTCAGGAGGGTTCAGGAGCCCCCACATTTGTGTCACATCCCCAGCCCGAATCCATCACGGCTGCCTGTGTCACGTTAGCAGCAATAAAAGGATTCAAACAGCAATTCCTTACTTTTATGAACAAATGGCCCTGGCTGGATGATTCAGGCAGCATTCAATTCCCAACCAGAAAGTGTCAGCAAAATCCCGGCCTCTCGCATGGAGGTGGATAACTGCAAATGAAAGGAAGGAATTATTAGCACTTAATACTCGCTGGGTTTGCACTCCCCAGTGCTCCTCTCTGGGAGGTGCCAAACGCTCCAACAGCTGGGAGGGCCCTGCCAAGGGGGCTGCGGGGATTGGGGATGGCTTTGGACCATTGAGGATTGACCTCATCCCACTGCCAgggccctgccccagcccagcccagccccgctAGGACCCCTCGTCTCCTCCAGCCTGTCCTTTCCAGAACCCTTTTACCTTCAGCCCATCCCCTCAAGAGCCCTTTtctcctgcaggctgtcctTTCCACAgtcccttttctcctctgatCCATCCTCTTCAGAACCCTTTTTATCCTCCAGACTTTTCCTCCCAGAGCCCTTTTCTCCTCCACCCTTCACAagcccctttttttctttccttctctttcttatcCTTTCCCaaaccctttttttcctccatcccaTCCTCTCCAGAACCTCTTTTTCTCCTCCAGACTTTCTGTTCCAGAAcccttttctcctccagttTGTTCCATCCAGAactccttttctcctccagcCTGTCCTCTCCAGAatcccttttctcttccatcccatcccatcccatcccaaatcccttttccatccaatcccatcccatccagagccccttttctcctccagcccattccccttttctcctccccacaccccctctcccctccccaccctcccattCTCAGCTCACCACAGCAACCTCAGGGACCCCAACCCCTTGGTGGCACAATCCCCCCAACTCCAGAGGGTCCCAGGGAGGCTTCCCCATGCacctggggctgttcctggccaTGGAGAAGCATGCTCCAGCCTCCTCCAGActctccctttctccttcaCCCAGCCTGCCCATATTTTTCTTGTTCATCAGACTGACAAATGGGCAGAAAACAGACTCCTGGCGATTTCCTGAACAGGCTGCCcactcctcctctcccctcgGAAATGACTGAGAGCTGAAAAAACAGGAATAGCATATaaatttcctccctgctttaaTAAATACCTCTATTACCTTGTGCTTTCCCCCAGCTCactgtgcagctcctgctgcccgcCAGGCAGACGTGATAAACCAAAATTCACATTTCTGTGGGGAAtcagcagcagggctcaggcaggctggcagcagcatgGGAGGGGTGGATCTCCCACCTCGGGGGTCAGGCTGCAGCTTCACATCATCCCACGGGGAcataaattaattcatttattaACGAAGGGGAGCTGGAGCTTGTCGGGCCCCTCTTTGGACACCCTGCCCTGGTCTCAGGGGGAGGAGGGGTCCCAGGGGCTCGTCCCAGACACCTCTGTATCCCTCGGGGTGAGTCTGGGGTTTCCTGAAGGGTGGGAATAAGGACAAACCCCACTAAAGCCTCACCCAGAGGGTgcagggggagcaggagggTTTGGTGGTGGAGGGAAAACTGTCCCAGCTGTGATCCAGCTGTGGGCAAAGCCCTGGGCTTCATCCCTCCTCCTGACCCAAATCCTTTCCGCGGGCTCTCAGgacacccagggcaggatgTGCCACTGTCCCTTGGCCAGGAGGCACCTGAGCAGTGCAGGAATTGCCCGAGCATCCCAGTGGGATGCAGAGACCTCTCTCcatccccaccccaccccatctGAAGGACAACAGGCAAAACCCACAGAGCTTTtacacccccagctctgccaggagcaCCTGGGGCACCACTGTCCCCTCTGCCACCCCAAGCACAGGGCTTGGCCAGCCCTGCTAAATGGGCAGAGccactgtccccatcccccgGGCACAGCGCCGCagtctctgctcctcctcctcctcagagcTGGATTGATGGCTGTGCTTTGCAAAGccgggggaaaaaaacaccttcaAAAGGAGCATTAGGAGGTGGCAGCCACCCAATTTCCCCCTTAGCCAGTGACTGCTGTGTCTCATCCGCTTCCTGGAGTCTATTTAACTTCTGAATTTAACAAGCTCCTAAACAAGTAGCAGCAGCAAGTGGCAGCGCCCGGCTCCCACCTTGTGAGTGGCATTTGGGGTCCTAGCCCGGGAATGGGAAATTTCTCCAATGTCTCTTTGATTTATGGCTCTTGTTAATTCTCCGGGAGAGCCCCGAGCTGCCCCGAGCGCACCGAACCTCCGAGGGATAAATAATTTACCAGATGGTTAAATATTCTTTAAGGTCTAGAGAACATCGGCGGGAGCGGGGGTTTCGGAGGGGGAGTGACACAAAACTACAAATTGAGCGCAAAAAGTGGGAGGGGAtggcctggagcagggaaggaaggaccAGGACAtgccaggaagggaaggagcaggatcAGCACAGTCAGGGCTTTTGGGGGAATATCCCATCCAGATGTGCCCTGCCAGCTGCGCCATGCAGATGTGCGGGGCTGCCCTGCACCTCCAAAGGAAAGGATGAGccggggagcagggagggaaggggggaaggtGCCAGCAGGGAGGTGTCCTGGCCTTGCAGGGCTCAAGCAGAGCCTGGTGTCAGAGGATGCTGATGGCCCGaactggcactgcctgctgccCTCGGGGGCCCAGATGGAGGGACACGAGGTTTTTGGCAGCAGAACATTGAAGAGATGTGGTGCCGAGGGGATGTTTCcacctcctttcctcctccgGGATCAGGGCAACATTTCCAGCGAGGAATCCCCGGGCTGATGCTGGAGGGAGACCACGGAGCAAAAGCAGAGGTTGGAGAGGAGAGTCCAAGTGCTCCTGCTGCGAGCTCCCAGCACCTTTCAGCCTCAGCTCGGGATGTTTTGGGCTCCCCAGAGCAGTGGGGCAGCCCGGagccccccggccccgcggaTCCGGGGAGGTAGATGGCAGCAGAGCCTGCTCCTTGCGGCAGCCGGGATGTGACAGCCCCAGCCCCGATCTCCGCTCCACCCAGCGCTCCCGACCATCCCCGAGCAGGGTTTTCTACAGCCTCCTTCACCCACAAATCTTTTTCCCCGGCTTCCTCTCCCGAAGCGCAGTCCGGAGCTCAGGACTGAGCTGGATTTCTCCATGGTTGGGATGTGTCAGGGGTAGCTAAAACTCCTCTGTGCCCGCTCTTTGGCTTTGTCCTGCACCCCTGGACACCCCCACAGCAGCCAAGCTGTCACCCTGAGCTCAGGTTTGGGGGTTTAATTCGGTTTTCTCTGCGGGTCCTTTCGGGGAACACAAGGATTGTGTGCCACAACTTGTCCTGCTCATCCACCCCTCCCTCACAATTCCAAACCCGATCTCAAGCCCCTCCCGGTATTTTCCAGGTGCCTGATGAGTTTCAGCACATGGTTAACAAATTAAGAAATGCTTTAGGGAGcgcttttcccccaaaatccttgCCAGAGGGGCCCCTGCTGTCCAGCCTCAGACaaggaggcagagaggagcaTTAATAACAGAGCATTAATAACATTAATAACGTGTCCTGAAATGTGGGAAGAGGAGCTGGGactgcagccaggagggaccccagacccaggGACTGAGCCCCTTCTTTGCCCTCGCTGAGGGCTGTggtgaggaggggctggcacCCGGATTTAGGGCCTGATTAGAGCCTGTTCTACCCCCGAAACTTTATTCGGATTTATACCCAAGGGTCAGAGAGGAGAGAGACCCTTGGGGCCGAGCTGGGACAGAAGCCCTCAGCCTTACTGAGTCCTGCTTGTTTaaaggaacaacaaaaaaaattttaaaaaaattttttttttttcctaattcccATCCCAAGGACCTGCAGAGAAGTGAGGGAGGGGTCGCATTTTTCCCCTGTCCTGAGTTCTGGGGAGTCCTGGGGCTCCTGAAGCCAGGAGGTCCCaagcaggggcagccccaagCATTGGGCTGGATAAATCCATGCcatgggcacagggagggaCCAAGGGACAGTGGCTGGCACATGGCCAGAGCAGGATTCTGatgcgctttttttttttctttttcttgagggcagcagccaccaccttttttttttttttttttttttttttttttttttttttttttttttcctcctgtttttgCTACTTTTCCTcgttctcctcctcctcctccctctccgGGGCTGCTGCCTCCCGCCTGCGGTGCAGATGGCCCAGCATATGGGCAGCCTCCCCTCCTGCTCGCACCTTGTAAGCAGATTCTGCCAGGtttaaagaggaaaagcttAATTAAGCAGTTGTGTGTGTACAATTACGTCCTTAATTATCTCCTCGTTTCACTTCTTTGTTGTTCCCTTTTTTGCGAGAAGTTTGGGAACAACCACAGGCATCCAGCAGgagctttttccttctctgttttttctctctcctcctgttCATTTTAGGGATTTTCTGGCTGAAGGGAGTTGCAGGACGAGCCCACCCCCGGCCACTGGGATTCATCGACCCCAGCTCAGTTCCCAAACCAGAGCAGgtttccagcagtgctgcccacaCAAAGTGCAAGTTCAGCTGCTCAAAAGTTGCTTCAGCTGAGTTTTATCATCCCCCACATTtgtgctccagcagccccagtcCTGCCCCAAAACGCTGAGGAATAAACAGACCCCGTGAGAGCATCATCAGGGTGATGCTTAATTGCTCCCATACCCCAAGAATGCCACCAAAGGGCCCCCCTGCCTAATTAATTCCTCTAATTACTCAATTTCCCTCCATTTCCCATCTTGAGCAGCGAGCCTGACACATCTCCAGGGACATCCTGGAGTGCCCCGGTCCTCTCCTCACTCTCAGTCAGGGTCTGGAGCCACCTGCAGAGATCAGGGACAAGAGGTGGCACAAACAACCAGCTAATTTGTGGTGgtgcttttattttatgctcAGAGCACTAAACAGCCATAAACATCCCGAGCTGGATGttggagctgggggtgtttttATGGTTTGTAAGTCCTTGAAATTTTGCCATgaagcttttattaaaaataaccccaaactCTCGTTTCTCTAATTGAGTGTATTTCAAAACCCGCATGCCTGCATTTGTACCCAGGTATGTTTATATCACCGctagttaatttttatttaccttCTAGTGAAACTCATCTTCCTCCTTAATTCCCAGGCCTGTGTTTGCTTTCAAATCAGAATTGGACCCAACAATCAGCCGTATATTTAAGGTACCATTAaatcctcagctctgctctcccagctcttCTAAACCAGCCTGCTCAAAGCCCGGCAGTGacctccccctccctttccaGGCATCCCAGCGGGGAAAATGAATCTTCATCCAGCTGAGAAGCGTCAAGTGCCGGGAATGAGCCCTGCGAGAGCGGCAGGAATGATGGGGGGCTGCAAAGGGAGGGGGTCAGAGGAGattggagggaaagaggagaggaaCAATCTGTCCCCTGGGGTCGGGGATGGAGGGATTTGGGCTGGCTGAGAAGGGAAGCTCTGCGGAGGGTTCAGCAGTCaggagagctccaggagcaggcgAAGCTCAGCCTCATGGCATCCCTCACCCTTCCGGACCCCTCAAGGGCCAGGAAAGGCTTTGTGTCCCTGTCCGACCTGCGAACAGGGCTGGGAGTCCATCGGCCCTTTCCCCACCAGCCTGGGGaagcaggaggggctgggaacTGCCCGCTGCTCCCTATTCCCGAGCTTCCACAAAAATCTGCCCCTTCggaggggcagcagggagctCCCTGCTCTCCGGTGGTGCatccgtctgtctgtctgtctgtctgtctgtccctgagCTGGCTCCGGGGCAGAGCACAATGTCTCcaggtggggctggggcagcttccCCCACCAATTTGTTGCTCTGCTTCCCAATCCCCTGCCCCACTCCCCCGTTCTCTTCTCCATCTCCCCAATTTTCTGCTACAATTCCCTGTTCTGCTCCTCAACTCCCTTCTCCCCCCCCACCACAATTCCCCACTATTCCTCCCAGTTCCCTTCTCCACTCCCCGATTCCCTGCTTGGCTCCCCGGCTCCCTGTCCCGCTCCCCAGCTCCCCGCTCCCCAGTTCCCCAGTTCCCCGCTCCCCAGTTCCCCAGTTCCCCTCTCCCCAGTTCCCCGTTCCCCTCTCCCCAGTTCCCCTCTCCCCAGTTCCCCGTTGC harbors:
- the LOC134054194 gene encoding green-sensitive opsin, which translates into the protein MNGTEGINFYVPMSNKTGVVRSPFEYPQYYLAEPWKYRLVCCYIFFLISTGFPINFLTLLVTFKHKKLRQPLNYILVNLAVADLCMACFGFTVTFYTAWNGYFVFGPIGCAVEGFFATLGGQVALWSLVVLAIERYIVICKPMGNFRFSASHAMMGIAFTWVMAISCAAPPLFGWSRYIPEGMQCSCGPDYYTHNPDFHNESYVLYMFVIHFIIPVIIIFFSYGRLVCKVREAAAQQQESATTQKAEKEVTRMVILMVLGFMLAWTPYAVVAFWIFTNKGADFTATLMAVPAFFSKSSSLYNPIIYVLMNKQFRNCMITTICCGKNPFGDEDTSSTVSQSKTEVSSVSSSQVSPA